A segment of the Polyodon spathula isolate WHYD16114869_AA chromosome 1, ASM1765450v1, whole genome shotgun sequence genome:
TTGTGATTCCCTGCAACAGTGCATAGAGGGATCTGGATAAAATCGACAGACATCAGGATTTTAATCCAGACAgtgaaacagaaatacagttttattagTACTGcctaccaatttttttttttttttacatatattgatGTAGTGCAATGATAGGACAGTATGTTTATAATTTGCTAATTTTTTGTACAACTTCTTAGTATTGGTCACATTAATGTAGGATCTTTTCGAGGGAGCTCTATTTTCAGgcacaaaagtaaaataatacatcttttagtcattaataatacaattatctACTGATTATGCAGAAGTACTTTATGCAAAATATTTCACAAGCCAATAAAATAGCAAGGTATAGCGAATGTAGAACTTTTCTGACCTGTTGTTTTtgcagtttaaagttataaacatGTTGtagaaaacaattattatttttattaaaactgtatgtTAAGTAGTGTCGCTAGAATGCTCATAAATTACAGGGGtagaacacaaaaacagaaacatctgCCAAAACATAGCCGATATGGTTTATAATCACGAGCAGTCGGGACAGCACTTATTCAACCTGCtggctttttaaattattctgcACATGTGTTGACCATTCCTTAAAAAATACTGTCTCTTCTTCAGAAAAGGGGGTCTTAACAAAAACAGAAGCCTCAACCAGGAATGCATGTCATTGATACCACTTACCAAACCCAGTAACACATTAAGGAGCTATgtcgcagtgcaaacaattgcagctgtaaaatccaggcaattattttgcactgcggcccaagagcaatgcaaattactcaacacgtaCAAATAATGAGCATCACCTGTGAATCGGTAGCggctgcacttacagcccagagtcAGGAGTAGAGCTGTTTGAGATTTGTGGAGAGCGAAAATCAAACCAAAGCAAAAAAattatgtcagaggaagggcagcaaagacCTCTTTGCtaacggaaaagaaaaaaagttttctgaggagctgagCGTCCTCACAGCTGTGATCACGCAGATcgaaatacatttggaaaagttatttggaaaagcctcagccagcaaggaggccatatggtcctctagagtggagaaagtcaatgctctCCGTTACCAGGGGGACagaaccaggtgatgaaaaggtgcagttcagctattaggtctaggatgacctgcggagtgagacaacAATGCCTTACCACCACGTtccaaagtgaccctgggtttgactATGCAGtgtcttctctgtcttgcccttctcgACGAAGGTTTACTTGCCTGTCCTCCTCAAGCgtcaccgcatcaggaagtgtcACAGCAGCCATCTTGAgtccaatgacaggtctctgaaagTGTGTGGTTTTATCTGGCTCTTATTTATTCACTTCTACAATGtttttgcaccttgtaagagaaGGTGCAAAGATTTTGGAGGGATCAgtaattgcccaagtgcaaggcaaaatccttataTCTCATTATGTTTGCGACTGcatagtattccagatccctggcCACTTCCATGCAAATCACAGATTTTGTCCACAATATGGatgttttgcagccgcaaatcactttgtgtACCCTTACAGAAGTTGTGAGGGACTGCCATGGCTTCTCATTTTGTCAGCCCTTCATGTTCAGATTCCATAGTACCACCAGAGTATGATTGTATATTGACATTCATATTGAGGTAACAAAAATGGTGCTTTCTTTGTAGTCAAAACATGAAACCAAAACATCCACAAAAAATTCTGTGTGCAAGTCCTCTATTAACAGAACACTTTGGGTGGTTTTGATTACAAGGTATTATGCAGCTTGAGGGCATGTCAAATGCAATTCTAATAACATTTCTGGATGCCACAAAACATAATAGTTTTTTGTCAATAGGTATTTGGTAAGTTCCAGAAACACTTCAAAAAGTGATATTTGCTTATGTATAAATTATCATTAATGAGTGCATTATGTAACTTATAATCAGAAATATCTCTATATATGGGTAACAGAAGATTACCTAAATCTATATTAGAAATGGTCAACTGACAGGTCAGGACAATAATTATGTTTACCAAATgtttgaatattgtttttaaatgctgaataATTTCCCAAGCTAacagtaaattgatttaattctATAAAACTGCATATTGTAAAAATAAGCAATTGGTGAATCAAGCTACTAAATGGCAGGTTTTCTCTCAATTTTGTAATtattaacacatttatatattataagtaTTTACTAAAACATTATACAGAATACTTTGGAACAGAACACAGTACATTTATGTGTGCAGTAAGACTACCTTAATGTACTGTATGCCAGGTATTGCAACCCTCCCTGTGGATATTTTGACTGCATGTCTCACAGCTAAGAATGGGAGTTTTTATGTACATAAACAAAGCAGCCTAAGTTTGTAAACCTAGATTAAAACCTCAATTGTTAGTAGACAACACAGGTAATGAAACTTGATTGAAACAATcaaagtaaatacaaacatacCACCTCCAAAGATAATTTAGCCAGAGATTAAAACAAtgcaagttgttttttattggtCAACACAAGTAATGGTAATTCACTTAGAAAAACATAGAATACAGGAGTGTACCAAATGCAAAGACAATGGGACTTTTATACAAATAGCAAACTTGTGAGTTATTTAAGTAATATTTATTCaaagtgtgtttttgtgaatACAGTTTGATATGAAGCATGAGGTCCCTGttatccagaaaccaaaaagtcacatgatcacaatatggcagccattttaGATCCCAGGTCCCAAAGTGGAGCTCATgcacttagaaaaaaaacataacctaaAAGCAACATCACTGCATGCCCCATTAAACTGTTTATCTCGTTATTCAGATTAATTACAACTAATTCAGAATTCTTTACCATTTTGGATAAATATATTATCCATGCAATCcgagttatttatgtttttacccCAGTAAGAGTAACAGTTCAACTATTGCTTTCATCAGTGTTGATAAACATAAAGATTTGATAATTATACAATGTACTATTTGTCtccaatataaaacagaacatctGAGAAAAAGGTTTTCATGTATAAGCTGTCTCTTCAATTGTATCTTGTAATGCATGAAAATCTACATAGGTGatatgtttgtacatttattttcagtgtaaCTATCTTTTCTGCATAATTTATCCACCTTAAAAGGAAATAGTAAAGTGAGTTTAGGACAACATGTTGGGTGGCACGTTGGAAATTCCAAGTTTGTCTAATGTGGAAAAGatactaaaaaaataagtaacaaaTATAAGTTACGCAtacataaatgcaaaaataaaatgataattattGACTAAAAATCCACTATAAAATAAGGGGAAAAGTCTTAAAGCTTAACGTATGCATAATTATATATAGCTGCAACACACATAGGAaaattcacttagaattactgttcgttttatttcatactgcacattacaaacagaaatataaaaaacaattcaaaacaaagcattaatagcACACTTATCATATACAAACGTACATGTAACGTCAACtgcctagcaacaagcctcctatgttgggaatggactatttcaatgcagcaggtttgtacATTTGAgaaagaggaagactcatgaaattaagaCTTCAGACTTAAGCTGAcggaagcaattaccctctgcagtaccAATTAAAACCGTGTGctgctttatatataaaaaatgagaaaaagcaggttgcatagaggatttatattgtaCCCTGACAGCCCCCATAAAAATGAGGGAGGaggttatacagtatttgttagcctatttgttttccTATGGGTCTCTCGCTGTTATCGCAGCCcttgatatatagcggatttatattggacccccgACACCCGCAATATATCGAGAGGGTGGTGTACAACCAATGAATGCAATTGTCCTTCAGGTCAAGTTCTTCTCATTTTTTACTGTGCACAGGAAATATGTTAGGGTTTCCTTCTCATCCACCGGTATTGTCCTAAAGTGGCAACCAATTACCTGTTAAAGAAGAATTAaggagaatttattttttttaaaaaattaataaataagatcTTCACATTGAATCAATAATTATCCAACACTGCATGAAACATGTAGTAACAGCAATAGCTATACTGTGCAATACattcaaaaaatgaaacagatATAGAATATCCTGAACGAAACTCTATGCAGGCTACAAtgaaaacatatacagtgcctacagaaagtctacacacccttgaatttttttttcacattttgttgcgtcagtgcctcagagtttcacgcatttaaattagattttttttccacttatctacacaccatacgccaCACTATTAAGGGGGCAAAAAaatgattgagaaaaaaaattatataaaaaatacaaaactgaaagatcataactggataagtctccacccccctgagttaatactcggtggaagcacctttggcaacaattacagctgcgagtatgttgggataggtctctaccaactttggtcaaatattgccaaatctaggtgtgcatttttctttacaaaacttttcaagctctgtcaagttccttggggggcgttgatggacagcaatcttcaagaaatgccacaaatttttgattgggcttaggtcggggctctgactgggccactcaaggacatttacctttttgttccttagccactccagtatagctttggctgtgtgctttgggtcgttgtcatgctcaaaggtgaacttccgtcccagtttcagctttcttgcagagggcagcaggttttcctcaaggacttctctctactttgctccattcattttcccttctatcctgacaagtgccagtccctgctgatgagaaacatccccataagatgatgctgccaccaccatgcttcacagtagggatggtgttctttgggtgatgtgctgtgttgggtttacaccaaacataacgctttgcatttaggccaaaaagtttttgtcacatggctacagaatctccacagtgttttttttgcatacttcaaatgggattcaaggtgggctttcttgagtaatggcttccttcttgtcaccctaccatacaggccagatatgtggagtgtttgggatattgttgtcacatgcacatcttgacaagtcttggccataaaaccctgtagctcttgcaaagttgccattgttctcttggtagcctctctgatcagtctccttcttgctcagtcatcaaGTTTAGAGgaacagcctgatctaggcagggtcttggtgctgCCATACACCCTCcgcttcttaataatagtcttgaccgtGTGCTGCCATACACCCTCcgcttcttaataatagtcttgaccaACTTTGTCCAAGGGATATTTTGAAGGCCCTTTGATCATTTTTttatgcactacccagcaaagggaacctgaTCTgctgcctttcaacaactttgtcctggagttcttttgaaagcaccttggtgctcatggttgagtctttggtTTGAAATGCAATTTAGGATTGCTTCTAAGATATTCAAGCTATTTcactttctatttttaattaattttctgggGTAAGATGTTGGACGTTGTGGGgtaatgtgtagataaatgaaaaaaaaacaatgcattttaattccagactataaggcaagaaaaggtgaaaatattgaaagggggtgtggactttctataggcactgtgtgtgtgaatgacaACTGTTCAATGTTAAGGccattaacatatttaaataaatagatagatagatagatagatagataaataaataaataaataaataaagaagaaatgtCATTGCCAAGGCATACCTCTACTAGTTGTGCTTTGTTTAGTCCGGGCCTCGTCTGTAATTTGAAATGTCTCTTGTACCGTCTCAGTGTGTTTACTTGTAACTGGAACAAGTCAACCTACAAAAAATAGAAGAATGATAAACTGGTAAAAAAAGAGCAAATACCACATCCATTATTTCAATACCTGTAAGATGCATTGGACCTTGTCGAACTATTTCTTACCTTCCCACATCAATTGAAATAACTTCCAGCTCTTTTTTTCTGGATTATTAACTGCTTTGGGAAACTGCAATCTATCCTGAagcctttttacatttttagctgCAGTTCCTAGAATTAGCATCTTCATTCTTTCCGGTCAGTTAGTAGCAGGTGCACCACGATAAAGGTCACTAGATGCACCTACTACTCTCACTCGAGTGTTCCTACAAGCTAGCTTTTATAGACAGTAgctgctcaggttgctaggatacggATTGACTGGTGTCACATGCAGCAATGTCATTTACAAAGCATGAATTCATGACCTACAGGTTTTAGacaggtttatttttgtatttttagacaccattaatgatttttttttttttttttttttttttttttttgcaaaatgattACAGCATTTGTAATTTTATACAGCAAATCAAATACCAAGACAGCTCTGGTTGTGTGCGGAGATTAATTCTTTCTTTATGTTACGGTAATGTTactataaaaattgtttttatttcaagtttaacTTAAGGGTGGAATTTTATTTCTGGAATGTAATTGAAAAATCACAAAGGATTCGCACAGATAACCCAACAAGAAAGTCTCTTCGAAATGGGAAAATGAGAGAATggcaaaacagcacaaaaaagtacggcaaaattgtttaaaattaaaaaagaatgcataTACAACATCATGATACTAGATATTAAGGAAacaattcaaaaacattttttaaaatataaatgcaactgtGTATAACACAtgtatagaacaaaaaaaaatgtgaagccTTGCTGTTTAGTGGTACCTGCTGTATAATAATTCACACAACTTTTAAAAGTTGAATGTATTAAGCATCCATGCTTCAGTAAAACTCAGGTTTGGTTGtatgctaaataaaacaaataaaatacagtaatacgCTGCATATCCAAGTAAGGGGACCACAGTAAGGGCGGAcagtcacacaattattgttttgagattgagcttttattagggagctctcctaaatcccttgtttagaaagacacagggtattaatgcttgtgacagagtagccgtcagccatgtgggtgcgtgcattagCTGCTGAGCGACTGGGAGattgagacagaggttgaagttgaaacgccCTACAGacaaacagtattatttacatgtcaacacactgaacagctcacgtgataCACTACtagcaatggcagcgcacagagcacatagtgtaaaaaactttggtaggatctacaatatctgaactaatcttctctgttcaataataaacattgctgaagaggttgatcatggcggataaacggaTTGGGCAGATATGCGACAGATTATTGTACTTGttatcaaaacaaacagtaaaaatagCAAATATCAGAGAGCAGTCTATTACGTTTAAGAACAGTAGGGTTTCTGTTTAGCAGCACATATTAAAGATTACAGCAAACCAATTAGCACAGCCATTATACGAGCACTGCTGCAGTACCTCTGGGGATTGAGTGTCAAGGTCAGGTGACTCtcctccatcatcatcatcactgccCTTCCTCCGCCTTTTATTTCTTAAACTCTGAATTAGACTTTTGTGAAAATCACAAATATACAGATGCCTAGCCTAGAgggaaaaacatatattattataaaaagcaaGAGacttttgctttgtatttttataaaatgttagcaTAGGTGGAATTTGGAAAAGCATgcgaaaaacacatttaaattctgCCAATGATGTTGGGCCTACAAGGCCTGACTCAGAAGAAACAATGACAATACATTTCTCcttcacatttttttcttcttttatttgtCCCACTCCTGGACCATTAGGTAATGAACCATTAACAATGAACTGTATTTAACAAtttacataggtctcaaatgtgcatttttgaaagaaacacaatgtTATAGCAAATGTAAGTTTGTttcaaaacatgacatctggtactactttaggttataTAAAGTTACCATTTTCTATACCTTATTCTCTGGATATAAGTTACACTTCCTGGGTTATTTGACCTCGGTGTTATCTGGGACAAAGCATGTTACTGTCTAACAGCATGCAAGTCAATAGGAGGAGCATCTGGTTGCTTTTGACAGGAAATAAACCATTGTAGGGGTGAGGACAATGTAACcgtccaggtgaaatgaccaagcaactACAACACTAACTGAACGCATgattgcaaacagagatttctgtATTACTATAACTTTTACTTTCCAAACTAGGAAGACAACAGCTAAACATTGTACAGTATCTCCTTTCATTACAATAACACAATGGAATAATGTAAGAATGCACATATTTGAAAGTCTTCCCATTACGGACAGTGACTTCAGTGAAACCTGTATTAAGCTGTCAAATGTAACtacagaatacagttgtgtaccaagTATACATCTTAAATATTTGTTAAGTGTTTTCATTCAGAAACCATAACATTACATGACCACATTATAATGTAGTAACTttattaggtcacaggtcaaagggtATAAACTGGAGGCATTcccataaaattaaaaatataaagctGCCATCTCAATGGGTTTATGAGAAATCAAAAAACGTATATTGGGTCAGATTCTCAATTTGATTGCATAAGATCTAGTGTTCCTATAGTAAAAAACAGTTTGCTTACATTCCCCAAAAGCGTCTTTTTCCCTTTTTGAGAAAAAGATCCATACATCTGGTATAACCGCAGTagtagaaaaacaatacatttcatcaGACTTTGCTTTTTGCATGTGTATCATTTCTAGTgttggaaaacttttttttttttttaaatcttatggGACCAACTGAGTTATAACTGTGTTTTCTATTATTTCAAAAATTAACTTCTGATCCATGAAACATACTACCGACGTGGTGAACAGTACTTACACTTTTGTCGACAGCTAGATTAATTTTCTTCTGGGCGACGCTTTTCTGTATTCTTTTGCTGAAGCTGGCATTTCCTTTGGGTTTGTTACACCTCTCCCCTTCCTCTACCAGACAGCACAGCCCCAAGCTTGGGCCAGAAACTATGCCTCCGACTCTCTCGCCTTCCGTGTAGCCCCACATTACTTAAAACAGttaatctgtaaaaaaataaataaataaattaaaaatgtctaaactGCGAAAATAACCTGTCTGGTTTACTTCACTCTGTTGTCACgtcaaaaaatcaaaaaacaaacggAGATACTATTGCACAACATTTTAATTCCTCAATTAaggttgtatttatgttatgttctttcatttaaaacaggattattcCAGttgcaatctaaaaaaaaaagcaaaccattgATCCAGATGTCCACCGGTGCATACAACATAAAACGTAACTTTtcatatgaaatataaaacaaaacataaaaagttaATTATGTATAACCTTATATTTTGATTTACTTATTTCTTCCACTGAAGATACTTCAAGGGCAGTTTGAATTAAATGTTGCCAATGAGGAAATAGCAGGTTTTTCTCAGCTGACTTTTTCGTGGGCAGGTTTTAGTTAACCAGGGTAATTGTGGGTATTGTGGTCATTCTTGTAAAAATGCCTCATGGCATTTATAAAACTACAATCCCCACAATACAGTTGCTGGTTATTTTCTAATCCAGATTTAAAGAATGTTAGTGAACACGTGTTTTGGGTTCAACACATTCTTTCTTTAACACAGACAGGTACGTTTAGTTACATTGCATTATAGTGCAGATTAGTACTGTATTCTAGACTGAATTTtcttgactgaaaaaaaaaccctaacacttGCTGCATGTTTATAAGGGGGAACTAGTTCTTGGAACCGCCTAGTAATTACAAAggaaaatggcagtgatacaaaaCACATATTAAACGGTATCCTATTGCGTTACAGTCGATTACGACTTTCAACTTagaattgtttttcaataaaaatgtaacagcTTAATTTACCAAATCTAGAGGAGAACAAACAACAACGTATTAACCAGTTTTGAAAAGCCGTTTTTGTTTTTACGTGtgccttttaatttaaataaattctgcTACCACATAAACACAATTCTTTATAATTTTATGGTAAATATTGCTATGATTGGTCATGTAATTTCATGATAAATATGAAAGCAATGTAAACGTTTTCAAATTTTTCCTTTGTATCTTAAATACTTAAAGTACAGGCCTAATTCTTCTTTCAAATACATTTCCCAACCCATTCATATATCTTAATTTTATTGCACCTCTATCTTCAAATGTatagttttattgaaaaatgttatgatttggtttaattgtttgttttactgaaacATTAGTGTTTGTCGTGTTATAGTTTGTTTAACTCGTTATCCTGTTGAAAAAGTTGGAGGAAGCCATAGTTTTTAGTTAAAAATTTGAATTGAGCATTAAAAGCATACCAAGCCCTTCCCTGTTCCTTACTGACCTCTTTGCTGCTGTTCTGCTTCCCTCATCTTTGTAGTGCTGCCCCGCAGCATCAGGCCTCTCTACCACTCAATGAAATCACCACCGCCGCCTCCATCTCTCCCACAGGCCGCTACTTCCCCTTCACTCTGCACTGTTTTCGGCCCTCGTGGTGTCCATCCCCGACTCGCTCCCGACCCTCAGCTCAGTGACAAGCTCCTTCAGCCTCTCCAAGAGACTACTCACCCCTGTATGCGGCAAAACCGCTGTCTCTGCCCTTTCGTTCTTCACCTTCCATCCTCACTTAGGTACACCAGTGTGGTGATCCTCACGGTTCTTGCAGGTAAAAGaactggctcttttgtacagcagtatctgTGCTATGCTTCAAAgtgggaggtcccgggttcgcatcCCACCTCCACCTGTTGAGAAGCCCCTACCTGTCGGAACTGCAGTTCGCCACATTGGTGTACCCTGGAATGCACTAGGAAggctgtagcctggtgagcaagtctgagGGCTGGCAGGGGAAAGTGTAACGTGGacaggggtaggggtcagggctgatATGTGACGCaatcaaatataaagacataagcccaataccGTTTCCTGCAAGGTAGCCGGCGCTTTTGCACAGCGGTATCGTCACTATGCTTCAGAGCGGGAGTCCTGGGTTTGCATCCCACCTCCGTCTGTGAGAAGCCCCTGCCTGCGGAAAACGCAGTTTGCACAATATGATGCCTCATTATACATTTATAGTCAACTTGCTTTAAGCAAAAACTGCTCAATTATGCAAAACATGTATTGATCAGTGTTTGACTTGGGAGAAAATTAAATGCTAAATCAACCCTCAATTAAAGTGAAACTGAAAATAGTTTTTCTGGATTCACTGAAGAAATGGTTTCAGAAACCACACAGCTAAATGGCTTTAATACCAATGAAAGCAACCTATTAGTAGCCTTACTTTTGTGTTTACACTTTCTGTTTATCAATGGAAGGAGACCCCTCCAGTCACAACTGCCTgatcatatcatatcatatagGGTATTTCCACTGCTGGCCACAACAACCGTGACCGGCCGCGGGCAGTTTTTCAGACCAGCTTTGCTTTATCGTACCCGATGTGGCCAGAGTGCTGGAATGCACAAAGCAACTTAAGAAAATTCTAAATCTTAGTTATCATGGAAACTTCTTAAGAATTTCATAAGTTCATAATTTTTCTTAAGTGAAATAATGATTCTTAGActtaatattttcttaaatataagAAAAATTTTACAAGAACTGTTGAGGTGACTCTGCATCGCTGAGTCGGAAGTGACGTCACGTGCTCATCGGCTCggggaatttaacaacagtttggtgaatcaACATAGCTGacaataataatagaaaggttTACTGCGGCATGCAAGGCTGTGGTTGACCTGTGCAAGCTGAAAGCTTATTGGGATGAAGGTTTAGTTATCTAATTTATCCGACTAATTAGGAGCTAGCttgttgttacattaaaatgttgaaAGCAGCTAGCAACTGTAAATATGAAT
Coding sequences within it:
- the LOC121320792 gene encoding histone deacetylase complex subunit SAP30-like, whose translation is MWGYTEGERVGGIVSGPSLGLCCLVEEGERCNKPKGNASFSKRIQKSVAQKKINLAVDKSARHLYICDFHKSLIQSLRNKRRRKGSDDDDGGESPDLDTQSPEVDLFQLQVNTLRRYKRHFKLQTRPGLNKAQLVEVIGCHFRTIPVDEKETLTYFLCTVKNEKNLT